TCACCTCTGCCATTCTATCACCTCCAAAAATTTATTAAAGAGAGAGGAAGTCAACGCTTCTTTCTTAGTAGTAGTGGGATGGCTGTTAGGCCGATTATGGCCGCTGGGCCGCAGATTCCGCCACCGCCGGTGGTTTCCGTCTTGGTTTCAGTCTTGGTCGTAGTCTCAGTCTTGGTCACGGTTTCAGTCTTAGTCTCAGTCCTGGTTGCAGTGTGAGTAACAGTCTCAGTGACTGTATCAGTCACAGTCCTGGTCATAGTCTCAGTCTTAGTCACCGTCTCAGTCCTGGTCACCGTCTTAGTAACAGTAACCGGCGTGCTCGTAGGCACAGTAGTCGTAACCGGTGACGTCGTAGTCGTGGTGGTCGTTTCACCGCCACCCTGGGCAGTGCCCTCCACAAGCGTCAGCATAACCACGGTTGCTCTTGTTTCTGCTTCTGCATTGTAGCTCTGGAGCTGTTCTTCCTGCGTTGGCTTAAATCCAGGTGGAGCGAGGAGATCCATGACCCTGGGAGCAACTCCAGCTATGATAGCGTCAGCATCTCCCCCACCAATAGCCCACTCCTCCGCCGCAACACGCACAGGCCTCCACTTGTCCGGCCCATAACCATCCTGACTACCGACGAGCACTGCCGCATAGAGACCGTAGTCTTCGCTGATCTGCATGTACTTCTTGGGCAGGTCGACGATTATCGCGTTGGTGGTGGGGTCGGCCGATATCTTCATCTCACCCTGTATAGCAGTCCCGTCCGGGAGGACAACCAGGTTTCCGTAGTCCCATCCTGCAATTCTAAGGGCGAGATCCCACGGATGCTCCGGGTCGAGGTCAACGTTGCTTCCCGGCCCGTCCGGGAACATCTTTATGGCGCTGGTGTTTCCGCCTTTCTTGAAGTCAAAGTACGCCTCAATAATCTGCAGGCTGAAACCGTTCGGGCCATTCCACGGGTTGCCACCGAGGTCCTTGAAGTAGAACTCCATGTGCCAGTAGTCGTCTTTCTCGACCATCTTGAACTTGAGTAGATCAAAGACTCCTGGCTGGAACACCGGGTTGGTCGGGTAAGTATAGGTTCCCGGACCGTGGTCATCACCCTCGGGATCCTCTACTACTATTGCGGGCTTTACCAGCTGGAGGGCTTTCACAGTTGCTCTTGTTTCTGCTTCTGCATTGTAGCTCTGGAGCTGTTCTTCCTGCGTTGGCTTAAATCCAGGTGGAGCGAGGAGATCCATGACCCTGGGAGCAACTCCAGCTATGATAGCGTCAGCATCTCCCCCACCAATAGCCCACTCCTCCGCCGCAACACGCACAGGCCTCCACTTGTCAGGACCATAACCATCCTGCGAACCACTGATCACCGCACCCCAGAGGCCATAGCCCTCGTTGAGCTGGATGTACTTCTTGGGAACCTTTACGATGATTGCGTTCTTTGTTGGATCAGCCGAAATCGTCATCTCACCCTGTATAGCAGTCCCGTCCGGGAGGACAACCAGGTTTCCGTAGTCCCAGCCGGCTATCCTGAACGCAACGTCCCACGGATGCTCCGGGTCGAGGTCAACGTTGCTTCCCGGCCCGTCCGGGAACATCTTTATGGCGCTGGTACTCCCACCCTCCTTGAAGTCCAGGTAAACCTCAATAATCTGCAGGCTGAAACCGTTCGGGCCATTCCACGGGTTACCGCCGAGGTCCTTGAAGTAGAACTCCATCACGTAGCTGTCCGCCTGCTCGAGGAGCCTGAAGCGGAGCAAGTCAAAGACCCCTGGCTGGAACACCGGGTTGGTCGGGTAAGTATAGGTTCCCGGACCGTGGTCATCACCCTCGGGGTCAACCATGTCCACAAGGACTTTTCCTGTAACCTGGGTTGGGAGCTTCAGCTCAACCGGGGTGCTTATTATCTCAAGGTTTCCGTCCTTTACCGTTGAGACCGCGAAGTAGAAGTGGCTCGGGCTCTCGAGGTAGTCAAAGGGAAGCGTGACCACCGCTTTTCCGTTCTCCACTGAGACGGCAAGGTTGGCGAGTGGTTCGTAGCTGTCATAGTCGGTGGCGTTGTAGATTTCCGCCTTCCCGTCCCTGAAGACAATGTGCTTGGTTATCATAAGTCCGACGCTGTCAGCTGAGAACGGGAATATTGTGTACTTCAGCTCGGTTGGTCTGTTCTGAAGGACCGTGAAGGTGTTTCCAACGCGTCTGTTGGGTTCCCATATGCTTATCTCGAACTCGCTGAGGCTTCCGGTAACCTCGAAGTGCAGGCCGTCCCCGTCAAAGTAAACGCTTACATTATCAGCAAGTGGGGAAAGGCTTGAGTAAGTCTTTATCTCACCCTCGGTTAGCCCGGTGAGGGCCCTTGTTGTGTAGGGAGCTCCGTCGGGGAAGTAGTTGCCGTAGAGGTAGCTCGGCGGCTTGAGGCCAGCTAACCTGTACATCTCGTAGAGGTAGGCCTTGAAGTAGCGGTCGAAGCTGTAGTCCTGACCGCTGTCCTGGTCGCTTCCGTACCACCAGAACCAGTCGCTGGCCTCCGCACGGAGCAGGTACTCGTAAGCCGTCTCCCAGTCAGCCTGGCTCATCTCGGCCTTGTTCTCCATGAGGGCTTTTCTGGCAAGGTAGAGCCAGTACCAGCCGTAGTTCTCCTGGGGTTCGCCTATCCAGGTGGAGAGCGTTCCGTCTATCCAGCTGCTCTCAGGCCACTGGTAGGTTCCCTCAACGCCGGCCATGTCGTAGAGCTCGCTGAGGCTCTGCGCTTTAAGGAGGGCGTTAGCATTATTCTCGAGGTCGAGGTACTTCATGGCCTTGGGTGTGAGTACCTTGGCCTTGTCCCCGTAGAGCTTTATGTACTCGCTCGGCGTAACGGTCCTTATGAGACCCTGCTTCTGGAGCTCGGTAAGCTTCTTGTAGAGCTCGGTAAGGAAGAGCTTTCCATCGTAGGGATAGTGCTCCCACGGGTTCTCACCGTCGAGGGTAACGACGTAAACGAGCGAACCATCGTAGTTCTGCCGCTGGATTCTGAGGAGCTCGTTCACGAAGTCGTTGACGGCATCGTACTGGTTCATTCCTGAGTAGCGGAAGCCGACGCGGTCGCTTAGATCATGGTTCCTCGGGAAGAGGTAGATCTTCTTGTCGCCGAACTGGGCCACCCACGGGTGGTAGTAGTTGTCAACGGTGTTCTCTATTCCCATATTCTGGAGAACCATCTGGTCGGTCATGACCCATGTCCAGTTGTTCTCGGCGAGAACTTTGAGAGCGCAGTCGTTGAGCGCCGATTCAGCCGCCCAGCCCCCAACGGGGGTAACGGTTCCGTTGCCGAGGTACTCCCTGTAAAGCTCGTGGGAGACCTTCACGTGCTCATCGAAGTCGCTCTCCCAGCCGAAGTCACAGAGGAGCGGCCCAATCGGGTGGGCGTAGGGAACGACGGTGACCTCAACGTTGCCGTTGCCGAGGAGGTAGTTTATCTTCTCGTGCTCAGCGAAGGTGTTGTTGAGGAGCCACTCCTGGTGGTAGAGAACCGTCTGGAGATCCTCCCTCGTATATTTGCCGACGTCAACCTTGTCGTAGATGGCCTTCAGATCGGGGTGATCCATTATGTAGCCGTAGTCAATCCAGGCGAGGTTGAAGTAGACGGCCAGGTCAATGTAGTCCTGCTCGGTGAACTCGCCGGTTATGGCCACCTTCTGCTCCTCGAGGGTAAGCCGTGAGTACTTCTCCTTTGCGTTCATTAATTTGTCCTTGAGCTCTGTATAGTGGTCCCAGAAGTCCCTCGTTGGGTTTCCGTTGGAGTCGGTGACGGGTTCCCCGTTCCAGGGGATGGTGTGGTCGAAGAAGCCCCCGGGAACCTGGAGCATCTGCCACTTCTCGTCAAGGGTCAGAGGAGTACCGCTGGCGAGCTTCTCACTTATGACCTGGAGCACGTCCTTCTTTCCGTTCATGTAGTCTACCAGCTGGGCTATGAGGGAACCGGAGAGGTCTATGGTCGCATGGACATCCGGATAGAGGCTCAGGTAGTAGGCCATCTTCCAGTAGTTGTTTGCCGCGTGGAGCCTGACCCAGGGTCTCGTGTAGATGCCCTGTACCGGGTCGTAGTAGTAGGGCTGGTGCTGGTGCCACACTATTATGACGTTGAGGGGCTTCGGCTCTTGCCCGGAGGCCCTGCCAACGCCTATGCTGAAACCGCTTAGGAGTATAAAGCCCACCAACAGCAGGGAAATTCCTACTTTCTTCTTCCTCCCTAACATACCACCACACCTCCGTTAAATATGAGACAACAACGAAATCATTCCTTCAGACCTCCGATTGTCAGACCGCTCTTTATGTACTTCTGTGCCAGGAAGAACATTATGAACACCGGCAGTGCGAAGAGCAGGGCAGCGGCAGAGAACTGGTTCCAGGAGACGTTTCTGAGGTCGTTGAGCATGCTGTAGAGCCATACCGTGAGCGGATAAAGATTTTCTTTGCTGAGGAGCAGGTTTGCAAGGATAAGCTCCGTCCATCCACCAATAAAAGCGAACACTGCAACCGTCGCTATCCCGGGCAGTGCCATTGGTACTAAAACGTGCCTGATAATCTGGAGGTAGCTGGCCCCGTCAACCAGAGCCGCCTCGTCGAAGTCCGGACTGATTGAATCGATGTAGCTCTTGAGCAGCCAGGTGTTGAACGGCACGCTTCCGGCGGCGTAAATGAACGGAAGCACGTATATGTTATCTGTTAAGCCCAGCTTAACAAGCATTCCGTAGAGCGCAACAAGGCCAGCTATTCCGAGACCTCCGGAAACCTGGGTGAACATCAGGTAGAAGTATAGTACATGCTCCCTGCCGAAGAACTTGAGCCTTGAGAAGGCATAGGAAGCGGGGATCACGAAGAGCAGGGTGAGAACTACCGTCAGCGTGGCTATAATGAGGCTCCTCTTGAGGTGGCTGAAGAACTGGCCGCCGACCTTGTTCACGATGACGTAGTAAAAGTTTTTAACCTCCAGCCTTCCGGACTCCGAGTTTATCCTGACTCTACCCGGGAGCTTGAGGGTAACATCGTTGCCCACGTAGGTGTTGTTTCCCGCGCTGGTGAGGCCGTCAAGGGACAGCCTGGTATTTTCAGGGTTTTCGACCTTTATTCTGACCTCCTTCGCCTTGAGATATATCTCGCCCATGACGCCAACGCCGGAATCTATCCCCTTTGCATTCAAAGAGGCCAGCTGGCCATTAACGTACCTCTCCTGGTTGTCCTTGGTCGTTTTGTTGGCACCATCCACCTTCAGGTCGTCGACGTACTTAAGGTTGAACTGGGAGTCAATGGAAGACCTACCCCAGAGGGAGCCGTCCCTGTACTCAATCTCGTAGTCTGTCCCGATGATTTTTCCACTTTTGCTCGTCAGGTTGAACTCCTTGGACTTGACGGTGGCCTCTTTGTACCCGAATATTATCTCCCTGTAGTTATCAAGGGTCACACTGCTGGGGATTAGCTCTATTGACGTTGAGGCTATCGTCCCCTTTGGTTTCAGGGAGACCAGGAACATATAGTAGACCGGGAAAAGGATTAGCGCCATGATCAGGATGGCCAGCAGGGTGAAACCTGCCACCTTCAATAACTCGCGCCTGTTTCTGAACTGGAAATCCACACCGATCCTCATCAGCTCGCCCCCTCCTGGATCTTTGTCAGTTTCATGCTAACCAGCATGTAAATGGCAAGCACTATAGTGGCGATGAACAGAACTGCAGCGGCCCTTCCATAGTGAGGTATGGAAGAACCAAATGCCCTCTTGTAACCGTAGAGGAGTAAAAACTTCTCTTCAAACAATGCCCCGTTGTAGAGGAAAGGCACGAGGAAGTACTGGAAGCTGGCGGCACTCGTGAGGATCGTGGAGAAGGCTATGGGCTTGCTGACGATTGGAATGACAACCCTGGTAAGCCTCTGCCAGTAGTTGGCCCCGTCTATAACGGCAGCCTCGACGAGTATATCAGGGACAGCCTGAAGTGCTGACGTTATTACTGTCATCATGAAGGGGTAGGCGAGCCAGACCTCAATGATATTTAACGCTATGAAGCCATAGAAGGCGTCGTTCATCCAGTCAGGTGGGTTTGAAACGCCCAAATCTCTGAGGACAATATTGACCGGCCCAAACACGGGATCAAACATAAAGCGCCAGACGGTTATGGAGAAAAGCAATGGGAGCGCCCAGGGGATTATGAGAAGGGCCCTGTATATTGACTTCCCAATTACGTACCTGCTGTTGTAGAGCACGGAAAGGAGTATGCCAGCCAGAACCTTAAGTGTTACGCTGGTGGCAACGAATATCCAGGTCCAGAGGAAAGCGGATCTGAATCCAGGGTCACTGATAGCCCACCGGAAGTTCTCCAGACCAACGAACTTCAACGGAGGAGCGTTGGGCGTCTGTATTGGAAAGTTGCCGAGCTGGGCGTTAGTAAAGGCTATGTAAATGGAGTAGACTATCGGGTATATGTTGAAGAAGAGGAAGGCAGCTAACCCCGGAGTGATGAGCGCAAGGGCCGCAATGGTTCTTTTTTTCATTTTATCCACCCGCCTCCGATCATGAAATTTGAAAAACAGGGAAAAGAGACATCACCCTCCACTTATCGCCTGGAGTATCTGCTGCTGTGCATCCTGGAGGGCCTGCTCGATGGTCTTCTCACCGCTGATTATGGCCTGGATAGCCTTGTTGACTGGATCCCAGACTGCGGCCATCTTGGTGCTCTTCGGCATGAGGTAGGCGTTTTCAAGAGCCTTCATAAAGCCGCTTATAGCCGGGTCGCTCTGGACGTCCGGATCGCTGGCAACACTCTGAAGAACCGGAACGTAGCCGTTCTTGAAGGCGAGAGTGAGGGCAACTCCCTCGTTCGTCGAGAACCAGTTGAGGAACTCCCATATGGCCTGCATCTTCTCGTCATTGGCGTTGGCGGTAACGTAGATCAGCTTGACTCCACCGTAAGGCCTCGGGTAGTATGTGGTCCCGTTGACCACTATCGGCGGGAGCGGGACGACTCCGAAGTTTATCCCGGCATTTTTAACAACCGAAATGCTCCACGGACCGTTGACCATGAACGGGGCTTTTCCGTCCGTAAAGAGACCGACCTGGGAGTTATAGTCAGTTGAGCTGGCCATGTAAGGCCAGATCTCATCAAAGAACAGGTGGAACCCCTGTATCGCCCTGGCATCGCCGAGGCCCGGCATTTCTGTCTTATCGTCAAAGTAATAGCCGCCGAAGGCCTGGGCCCAGCCAGAGATGAAGTACGGGTCGACCGGGGTAGCTATGCCGTAC
This sequence is a window from Thermococcus zilligii AN1. Protein-coding genes within it:
- a CDS encoding carbohydrate ABC transporter permease — its product is MKKRTIAALALITPGLAAFLFFNIYPIVYSIYIAFTNAQLGNFPIQTPNAPPLKFVGLENFRWAISDPGFRSAFLWTWIFVATSVTLKVLAGILLSVLYNSRYVIGKSIYRALLIIPWALPLLFSITVWRFMFDPVFGPVNIVLRDLGVSNPPDWMNDAFYGFIALNIIEVWLAYPFMMTVITSALQAVPDILVEAAVIDGANYWQRLTRVVIPIVSKPIAFSTILTSAASFQYFLVPFLYNGALFEEKFLLLYGYKRAFGSSIPHYGRAAAVLFIATIVLAIYMLVSMKLTKIQEGAS
- a CDS encoding sugar ABC transporter permease — encoded protein: MRIGVDFQFRNRRELLKVAGFTLLAILIMALILFPVYYMFLVSLKPKGTIASTSIELIPSSVTLDNYREIIFGYKEATVKSKEFNLTSKSGKIIGTDYEIEYRDGSLWGRSSIDSQFNLKYVDDLKVDGANKTTKDNQERYVNGQLASLNAKGIDSGVGVMGEIYLKAKEVRIKVENPENTRLSLDGLTSAGNNTYVGNDVTLKLPGRVRINSESGRLEVKNFYYVIVNKVGGQFFSHLKRSLIIATLTVVLTLLFVIPASYAFSRLKFFGREHVLYFYLMFTQVSGGLGIAGLVALYGMLVKLGLTDNIYVLPFIYAAGSVPFNTWLLKSYIDSISPDFDEAALVDGASYLQIIRHVLVPMALPGIATVAVFAFIGGWTELILANLLLSKENLYPLTVWLYSMLNDLRNVSWNQFSAAALLFALPVFIMFFLAQKYIKSGLTIGGLKE
- a CDS encoding glucodextranase DOMON-like domain-containing protein, whose translation is MLGRKKKVGISLLLVGFILLSGFSIGVGRASGQEPKPLNVIIVWHQHQPYYYDPVQGIYTRPWVRLHAANNYWKMAYYLSLYPDVHATIDLSGSLIAQLVDYMNGKKDVLQVISEKLASGTPLTLDEKWQMLQVPGGFFDHTIPWNGEPVTDSNGNPTRDFWDHYTELKDKLMNAKEKYSRLTLEEQKVAITGEFTEQDYIDLAVYFNLAWIDYGYIMDHPDLKAIYDKVDVGKYTREDLQTVLYHQEWLLNNTFAEHEKINYLLGNGNVEVTVVPYAHPIGPLLCDFGWESDFDEHVKVSHELYREYLGNGTVTPVGGWAAESALNDCALKVLAENNWTWVMTDQMVLQNMGIENTVDNYYHPWVAQFGDKKIYLFPRNHDLSDRVGFRYSGMNQYDAVNDFVNELLRIQRQNYDGSLVYVVTLDGENPWEHYPYDGKLFLTELYKKLTELQKQGLIRTVTPSEYIKLYGDKAKVLTPKAMKYLDLENNANALLKAQSLSELYDMAGVEGTYQWPESSWIDGTLSTWIGEPQENYGWYWLYLARKALMENKAEMSQADWETAYEYLLRAEASDWFWWYGSDQDSGQDYSFDRYFKAYLYEMYRLAGLKPPSYLYGNYFPDGAPYTTRALTGLTEGEIKTYSSLSPLADNVSVYFDGDGLHFEVTGSLSEFEISIWEPNRRVGNTFTVLQNRPTELKYTIFPFSADSVGLMITKHIVFRDGKAEIYNATDYDSYEPLANLAVSVENGKAVVTLPFDYLESPSHFYFAVSTVKDGNLEIISTPVELKLPTQVTGKVLVDMVDPEGDDHGPGTYTYPTNPVFQPGVFDLLRFRLLEQADSYVMEFYFKDLGGNPWNGPNGFSLQIIEVYLDFKEGGSTSAIKMFPDGPGSNVDLDPEHPWDVAFRIAGWDYGNLVVLPDGTAIQGEMTISADPTKNAIIVKVPKKYIQLNEGYGLWGAVISGSQDGYGPDKWRPVRVAAEEWAIGGGDADAIIAGVAPRVMDLLAPPGFKPTQEEQLQSYNAEAETRATVKALQLVKPAIVVEDPEGDDHGPGTYTYPTNPVFQPGVFDLLKFKMVEKDDYWHMEFYFKDLGGNPWNGPNGFSLQIIEAYFDFKKGGNTSAIKMFPDGPGSNVDLDPEHPWDLALRIAGWDYGNLVVLPDGTAIQGEMKISADPTTNAIIVDLPKKYMQISEDYGLYAAVLVGSQDGYGPDKWRPVRVAAEEWAIGGGDADAIIAGVAPRVMDLLAPPGFKPTQEEQLQSYNAEAETRATVVMLTLVEGTAQGGGETTTTTTTSPVTTTVPTSTPVTVTKTVTRTETVTKTETMTRTVTDTVTETVTHTATRTETKTETVTKTETTTKTETKTETTGGGGICGPAAIIGLTAIPLLLRKKR